A stretch of Miscanthus floridulus cultivar M001 chromosome 13, ASM1932011v1, whole genome shotgun sequence DNA encodes these proteins:
- the LOC136500654 gene encoding protein ENHANCED PSEUDOMONAS SUSCEPTIBILITY 1-like has protein sequence MEGSASGVRIVSRRLVRPEQAAGSPDDSAPSESEPETIHLTPWDLRMITVDYIQKGLLLPKPRTAGGGAQLVDNLASSLARALARFYPLAGRLAVTATDDATGDPSIVVSLRCNGEGAEFVRAEAPGVTVSDIIASGPGYYIPSSVVWSFFPLNGLLGTDAALDDDDGSRLAVLAAQVTELADGVFVAMSLNHAVADGTTLWHLFNTWSEISRTRDGCELSTPRPVLDRWFLETSPVPIALPFAKLEDIVRRPVYLPVRECFFHFSAESVKKLKEKANAEIAGTATATATVSSLQSLLAHLWRTSCRARELAPDRETTYTLLVGCRARVKGIPQEYMGNAVTTAVARSTAGDVVSKGLGWAAWLLNRAVAAFDEASVRDDLASWPRDPRFLYVPQPTREEDPATVITGSSPRFDVYGNDFGWGRPVAVRSGAGNKKDGKVTVYEGRDGGGSMALEVCLAPKALARLVADEEFMEAVSAAVA, from the coding sequence ATGGAAGGCTCCGCAAGCGGGGTTCGGATCGTGTCCAGGCGTCTCGTCCGGCCAGAGCAGGCCGCGGGCTCGCCGGACGACAGCGCGCCGTCGGAGTCGGAGCCGGAGACCATCCACTTGACACCGTGGGATCTCCGCATGATCACGGTGGACTACATCCAGAAGGGACTGCTCCTGCCCAAGCCACGgacagcaggaggaggagcacaGCTCGTGGACAACCTCGCTTCGTCCTTGGCGCGCGCCCTGGCCCGCTTCTACCCGCTGGCCGGCCGCCTCGCCGTCACCGCCACGGATGATGCCACTGGAGATCCGAGCATTGTCGTCTCGCTCCGCTGCAACGGCGAAGGCGCCGAGTTCGTCCGCGCCGAGGCGCCGGGGGTCACCGTCAGCGACATTATCGCGTCCGGCCCCGGCTATTACATCCCTAGCTCGGTGGTGTGGTCGTTCTTCCCGCTGAACGGCCTGCTTGGCACGGACGCCGCcttggacgacgacgacggctcCCGCCTCGCCGTGCTAGCGGCTCAGGTcaccgagctcgccgacggcgtctTCGTCGCCATGTCGCTCAACCACGCCGTCGCCGACGGGACCACGCTCTGGCACCTGTTCAACACCTGGTCGGAGATCAGCCGGACGAGGGACGGCTGTGAGCTTTCCACGCCGCGGCCGGTGCTGGACAGGTGGTTCCTCGAGACCAGCCCGGTGCCCATCGCTCTGCCCTTCGCCAAGCTGGAGGACATCGTCCGGCGGCCCGTGTACCTGCCGGTGCGGGAGTGTTTCTTCCACTTCTCAGCCGAGAGTGTGAAGAAGCTAAAGGAGAAAGCGAACGCCGAGATAGCCggcacggcgacggcgacggccacGGTGTCGTCTCTGCAGTCCCTGCTCGCGCACCTGTGGCGAACGTCGTGTCGGGCCCGGGAGCTCGCGCCGGACCGGGAGACCACGTACACCCTCCTCGTCGGGTGCCGGGCACGGGTGAAGGGGATTCCACAAGAGTACATGGGCAATGCCGTGACGACCGCCGTCGCCAGGTCGACGGCCGGCGACGTGGTGAGCAAGGGGCTGGGGTGGGCGGCGTGGCTCCTGAACCGCGCCGTGGCGGCGTTCGACGAGGCGAGCGTGAGGGACGACCTCGCGTCGTGGCCGCGGGATCCCAGGTTCCTCTACGTGCCGCAGCCTACCAGGGAGGAGGACCCCGCGACGGTCATCACCGGGAGCTCGCCGCGGTTCGACGTCTACGGCAACGACTTCGGCTGGGGCCGGCCGGTGGCCGTCCGCAGCGGCGCAGGGAACAAGAAGGACGGGAAGGTGACCGTGTACGAGGGGCGCGACGGCGGGGGAAGCATGGCGCTGGAGGTGTGTCTGGCGCCCAAGGCGCTCGCCAGGCTCGTTGCCGACGAGGAGTTCATGGAGGCGGTGAGCGCCGCCGTGGCGTGA